The Bos mutus isolate GX-2022 chromosome 11, NWIPB_WYAK_1.1, whole genome shotgun sequence nucleotide sequence AATGAGAGTCTCAGGGGTGTGGTTCGCTCTGGGTCTTAACAGGGCCCTCAGATGATTCAGAGGTGGGCTGAAGGTGCAGAACCCTTGCCAGGAATTAACCATCAGCCACGGAGGCTCGCTGAGCCAGGTGTCTATGGGCTGGCTGAGCCCTCTCGTGGGAAGCCTTCCTGGTTAGAGTGACCACAGGGGCCTCAGGCTGGTGTGGAGAAGCTACACGTACCCTTCCAGATGTAGATCTTGCCGCAGAGTCCGTTGTCCAACACAAAGCAGTCATCGGGTATCAGCAGCTCGAGGGCGAAGGGGCTGGAATCAGCCAGCTTGGTCAGGTTCATCTGTCCAGTGGCGTCAGAGACCTGGGGGAGAGTGGGCAGTGCCGTGTCACCCTCCTTCCCGCAGTTCAAAGCTCTGACCTCCACCAAGGAGCAGGTCCCTCCAGTAGAGGTCCTACCCACCACCCCAGGCTGAACAGCAGACCGAAGGTAGGGGAAGAACTGACAGCTGATAGGCAAATCCCAGACAACCCCCATCCCCACTTCAGCCTCAATCACCGCCTCCCAGAGCCCCTGAATTAATTTATTAGACTCCAAATTAACAAGTAAATGCAAAGAATTCAAAAAAGGTacagttcagggacttccctggtggctcagacagtaaagaatctgcctgcaatggagaagacccaggttcagtccctgggtctggaagatcccctggagacgggaatggctccccactccagtgttcttgcctggagaatgccatggacagaggagcctggtgggctacagtccacggggttgcaaagagttggacatgactgagcaactaacacttctttTCAgtgtgcaatgcaggggatgcaggttcgacccctggttagggaactaagatcccagatgccatgggacaactaagcccaagtgccacaactagaaagaagACTGTGGCTGCAACTAAggcccaacgcagccaaataaataataaatagatattaaaaaaaacaaagtaaagctCAGCATCGGCTTGTTTCAAACCTCCATATCTAAGAATGGGCTGGAAGGGAAGTGACATTCACCTCCCCAGGAGGGCCGAGCATCCGTTCACTTCCCATCCTCCCCTCACTCCACGCCCTGATAAACCACCCTGGGACCTGGCCCCACCTGCCCActgctttctcctctcctcttctctcagcCCCACAGGCATCAAGATCACACCCCCGCCTGGTCCCAGGGCAGGCCCGGGACACCCACCTTATACAGAGCCGCGGCCTGTGCGTTTGTCCGGTCAGCTGTGAGGTCTTCCTCAGGGTTACCCTCCTTCAGAGAGGGCTTGGGACCCAAGACCTGCAGGGACAAGGGCAGGCCACATTTCCAGGGATTCCTGGGCACCTATCATGCCCAGGGCCACcccctcactcccacccccacacccatGTCTGCACAAAGGCACCAGGCAGAGCTGGAGAGGGCTCGGTCCCTGGATACCAGTCCCTTCATCCCAAGGGGTACTTGACTCTGAGTCCCACCAAGGCACCTGATGAACCAGCCAAGCCCTAAGCAGGGCCCCAGATGCCCTTACAGCCCTCCTGCTGTGATCACTGCCTCCTTCGGTGGCCTCAAGCAGAGGCCACCCTCCTGCTACCCCCATGTCTCTCAACCTGGATCATGTCGGCAGGCTCCTCCCCATCGGTGACGATCTCCACGTGGGCCTTGCCCTGCCGCTCGCTGTCCCGGATGGCCAGTGCCAGGTCCCGTGCCTTGTTCCGCTCCAATATGTTGGACTTCGCACCACACCAGGCAAAGATGTTCTGGAAGGAAGTGGGGAGGCTCCGGTTAGAGCCACTTGCATCCTGTCCTCTGCAGAACTGAGGCAAGACGATCAAAGACAAGCAAGAAAGCAAGGGAAGCAAGGCCTCTGGGGACAGGAATGACAGTCTCTGTGAGAGCCTTTCTCTGCCCCACACCCCCATCTCccacagacttttattttccacATCACTTGTGTCATATATTGAAACATCTTTATcttatttataatgtattttccCTGACTAGAAAGTAAGCCTCATTAGGGCatgagggttttgttttgtttggcatGACCTGACCCACTGCTGTATGCTCAGTGCCAAACAGAAACAGGCACATCTTTAGGCCCAGAATAAATAGTTATTGCATGAATGAATtgggtgaatgagtgaatgaaagggTGAATGGGTGAACAGGTGAATGGAGTCCCTGGGCCCAGAATGTCAGATGCCTCTGCGCACTCGCCAGGCATGGCCCTCATCACCTCTACTGAGAAGGTCCCCTGCCTCCATCTCAATGCTTCCAGTCCTCCTTCTAAACAGCATCCAGGTTCCTCTTCCTGTTCCAAATCTTTAGCACGACAGGTACAGTCCAGACCCTCAAAGACTcaatctcctcctgccctgtcgCAGCTTCTTAGCACTTTCCACTCCCACTGGTCCTGTCCCCACCCTGTGTCCAAGTCAGGCTGCCTCCTTCCTGGCTGTCGACAGGCATGTCTGTGCCCTTCTCCCACTCAGTGCCTCAGCTCACCCATCACCTTCCCCTGGAATGGCGTTTCCCCTAGTCTAGTCAAGTGGCACTTTCCTGGGGCAGTGGCTTGGCCTAGAAGGCTCCTCACTGCCATAAGCTCCCCCAGCCCATCCCACTGCTCCTAAGAGGACCCTCATCACATCCTGTCATGGGTTAAAATACAGTCAGTGATAGACCTGGCCTTGGCTGCCTGCCCTGGGCCAGCAACTTGTGGtctccaggtggcgctagtggtaaagaacctgcctgccgatgcaggagacatatgagatgcgggttcaacccttgggtcaggaagatcccctggagaagggcatggcaaccaactccagtattcttgcctggagaataccttggacagaggagcctggggtccttcatggggtcacaaagagttggacacgactgaagcgacttagcatgcacacatgctggCTCAGAGCGGGGCCATAGGTTCACCAAGGGAAGAGATGAATGAACTGATTAACGCATGGGATGGGAGGCAGCTAACTCAGAGCTTCAAAGGTTCCAGGAGCACTAGAGAGTAGACTCAGTGTTAGAGGCCAAGACTAGACAGCAGAGGGAGGTTTCTGTCCAAACAAATACAGGGATGTCTTCTAACAGCCACAGTGACCCCACTTGGAATGGGCTTACAGCTTCTCAGCCCCTTTCCCTCTGCTCTGGCTTCCTAGTCCCTGCCCTTTAAAATAGCACCAAGGagttccccggtggtccagtgcctaggactcagcactttcactgctgtggcccccatttcaatccctggttggggaactaagatcctataggCTGTGTGCACagtgtgactgaaaaaaaaaaaaacccagtgacTTCCtgggcagtccaatggttaagactccaggctcccaaaaCAGGGGgccccaggttcgattcctggtcagggaactagatccctgatgccacagctaagatccagcacaggcataaaaaagagagagacacacacagtgcAACATGAGTGGGTGCTCAGTCAGCCTTGCCCACCTACCTGGCCCAGGTCCAGGATGAAGCAGTCCCCTGTGTTGAAACTGTCCCAGCTCAGCACCCGCTCAGTGGCACGAATGTTCTTCTTGCCCTTCACCTGGTAGAGTTTCTTGATGGCAGCTGGGGCGGTTCCTGGGGAGGTCTTGTGAAACGCCGACTCCACGCCGCCTTCCTGCAGCCCGGATGGCCAGCCTGAGTGGGCCCCCCCCGTCCCCTCCCACCAGCACCCCATGCCCCCTCCCACTGGGCAGGAAGGAAAGCAGGCAAGCAGGAACCGGGTGGGAGGAGGCTCCAGCCCTGAGTGGCCTTGCGCCTTTTGCAGGGTCACGACTAGCGGGAAGGAGCTCAAGGAGAAGCCACAGGAGAGGGCGTGGGCAGTGGGTTCTGACCTGGTACTTGAGGCCGTGGGGAAAGTAGCTCATGAAGAGGTCGGACTCATTGCTCTGTGACTCTCGGTGCTGCACAGGCCGCTCTCCGAGCAGGGTGTTGAGGTGCACGGCCAATATGGCGCAGCCCCCCTGCTCGTCCCGGGATGACTGCTGGCCTGGGGTCGGGGGAGGTTGCCGGTGAGACCTAGGCCAGCCCCGACCCCTGCCTGGGCcagcaccacccccaccccccaccagtcCTCCCAGTTCCCTCCCTTACCGATCCACAGGTGCAGGTGGGAGAGCTCTTCCGGGCCATTGTGCAGCACCAGGTAGGAGTCTCCCGAGAAGAAAATGCCGTAGTTCTCAGGGGCCACAGGCACTGGCTTCAGCTTCTCCACCCTCCATATGTGCAGGCCAGGGAGCTTCACGGTCGGTGGGAACGGAGAGCCGCTGCGGGAGGGGAGCGGGTTGGTGAAGGCCGAGGCCCATATGCAGTGGAGACAAGCAGAGAGACCTGGGGCAGGCCTGGGGACTGCGgtgtgggggagaggaggggctgcCCTTGGAAGTGAAGAGGAGAAGGGTGAAAGGGGAAGGGGCGCACAGCCTACCTCTGGGGGATGGGTGAGTACATGCTGTTTCTGGATCTGCAAAGACAGAATCAAAGCCATTATGATTACAAATGTCATGAGTACCAGCCTTCACGTTGGTCTGGGGAGGTCCTTCCCAGAGGCCAAGTGCTTCATTATTCAACTAATTCACCTCCAAAAGCAGATTTCTCCATTATTCaggcaaagaaactgaggctcaaagagtcTAAGTCCCAAGTGACACAGTGACTTGTGAGTGGCTAGCGAAAGCCAGGTCTTGGGCTCCTTGGGCCAGGGTCTTCCCCTTGCTGTGACCTCTTCTGCTTCTAGACAGGAGTCCTAATTCTGGGCATTGCATGAGGCTGGGATATGCCTCTCTAAGTAATAATGGCTTATATTTGAAAAGTCTAAAATCAATGACTTAAAGTCAATGGATAGGAAgccaaaaaaatagagaaaatcaatgaagctGGGTTTtggaaacatcaaaaaaaaagatgacCCGTTTGACAAATTgattaagtaaaagaaaagacacaaatttcTAATACAGAAACAAGAGAGATGAACACCACTAAAGATCCTACAAGTATTAAAAGGATAAAGAGAATATCACAAAAACTTTATGCCAATATAGTCAACAACTTACACAAAATGGGCAGTCTTTGAAGGATACAAATTATGCAAGTTCACTCAACAAGaattagagggacttccctggtggtccagtggctgaggctCTGTGCTGCCTATACAGGgagcccgggttccatccctggtcagggaactagatcccacacgcaaaactaaagattccacatgccgcaactaagactcagcacagccaaataataaacatttttttaaaaagaagaagaaatagattaTTTGAAGGGTTCTAATATCTACTAAAGAAACGggaagtgaaagtgcaagtcactcagtcgtgtccgactctttgtgaccccatggactttacagcccatggaattctccaggccagaatactggagtggatagcctttcccttctccaggggcttttcccaacccagggattgaacccaagtctcccgagttgcaggcggattctttaccagctgagtcacaagggaagcccaagaatactggagtgggtagcctatcccttctccagtggatcttcccgacccaggaatcgaacgggggtctcctgaattgcaggcagattctttaccaactgagctattagggaatcccaaaagaaactgaaatggTACTTAAAAACTACCCACCCCCAAATTTCAAGTTCagataaattctaccaaaaacttaAGGAAGGCATGCCAATCCTTCATAATCCATCCCATGCTGCCACCATTTTCCTGATGTAACAAAATCagataaaaatattatagaaaaggaaattagACCAAGATCCCTCATGAACACAAGAAAAAACCTGACAAAATTTTAGCACATAGAATTCAGAAATATATAGAAAGGTGAAACATTATGACTAAACAGGGTTTACTCCAGAAATGCAAAGTtggtttaacatctgaaaatcaatGTAATCCACCCGATTGACAAGCCatataaacaaacataaaatcaTCTCTATAGATAAAAACAAACCACTTAGAAAAATTCTACATccatttttgatttaaaaaaagctttcagcaaaagagaaatagaagggaatttcctctttttttggccatgctatggGGCACgtgggaaaaggcaatggcaccccactccagtactcttgcctggaaaatcctatggacggaggagcctggtagactgcagtccatggggttgctaagagtcggacacgattgtataactttcaagtagacaacctgagcaacttcactttcacttttcactttcatgcattggagaaggaaatggcaagccactccagtgttcttgcctggagaatcccagggatgggggagcctggtgggctgccgtctctggggtcacacagagtcggacacgactgaagcgacttagcagcatggggcacatgggatcttagctccccagccaggcatCAAATGCATGCTCCCTACaatgggaaagaaagtgaaagggcaagttgctcagtcatgtccaactcttgcgaccccatggactgtccatggggtcatggaattccaagtccatggaattctccaagccagactactggagtgggtagcctttcccttctccaggggatcttcccaactcagggattgaacccaggtctcccgcattgcaggcgaattctttaccagctgagccacaagggaagcccagtcttaACCCGTTTTATCCCTGCaatgggagcacagtcttaacaattagactgccagggaagttccagaagGGAATGTCCTTAGCCTAATAAAAGGCATCTACCAAAATTGaacaaaaaaatcccagaaaaaaaaaacacagaaaaacctacagctaacattagACTTAGCGCTTTCTCAAATTCTAAACTCCCTACCTAGGGAATTTCCTCCATTCCCAGGCATTAGCTACCACTTCTATATGTCCAGCATCCCTCAAATACCAGGATGATGAATATCATCTTTATTCTGTAGGACAGTAAGAGCAACCTTTTTTGGACAAAagttatttcaggaaaaaaaatgctcaaggcaagcattttaaaaaatactgtcttctggatttccctggtggtccagtggttgagagtccgcTGGCCATTGCAGGCGAcacacgttcgatccctggactaGGGAGATCTCACATGTTGCAGGGCAACAAAGGCTGTGGGACCCAACTACTGAGACTGCGCTCTAAAGCCCAGGAGGACCATTACTGAGCGCCCCAGAACCCATGctccgtaacaagagaagcccgcgcatcgcaactagagagcagctccagctctctgcaacttAGAGAAAACCTGCaggcagcaacaaggacccagtgtagccaataaatacataaacaaaaaattttaaaaatgttatctttttaaaaattagcaactGCAGTAGCTATAGCTTCACTCACTCTCCTATGTGCCCAATTCTAGAGGATTTCTTTGACTGAAAATGCAGAGCTCACAGTCAAGAACCGTCACACAATTTATGCTGTGCGACTGAACAGGGAGCCCTAGTGGTGCAAGAGAaggacctggagaatttcagggctGAAAGTCACCATTAGGAGACTCTTGAGGGGCTGGGGAAGCAGGAAGTACAAAGAGAACTTTTAGGGAGAGCAGAGGGTGTGGAGtctgagtaggaaaaaaaaagaaataggagcaGTGGCCATGGGTGTAAAATACCATGTGAGTAatgactttgcttttctttcctaatttaCAACATAGTATGTGCatactgagtcgtgtccaactctgcagccccatggactctagcccaccaggcttctcagtccatggggattctccaggcaagaatactggagtgggttgccatttcctactccagggcatcttccccatccagagatGGAAGCCACGTCTCCTGGGGCTCCTatactggcagacagattctttaccactgagccaccggggaagccctactCAAAACACAAATGAAAGGCACATTTTTGGAATCACACTTCCCCAAGGGAGGGGGGCAGACAGTGAGGGGGAGGTTTGGGGGAGGAAATGTCAATGATTCTCAATCCCACAAAGGGTCACATGCTGTGCCCACATCCCCTGCAACAGACAGCTCAGCCTGTGACTCAGGCCCCAAGCGGTGAGGTGGCCGCCCCCAAGCACAAGCCAGGGTGGGTAGAGCTCAGGGACAGAAATGGCGTGCTCATTGCcagctattttttgttgttgttgttcctgagCTAAGAGCTCAGGCCATAACTCAATAGCAGGCAGACCATATGTGGGGCTGCCAGCCTCCGAGAGCCATCGCAGCATTTTGTTGAGAGGGGCTGGTTGCCCTCATCCCTCTGGCTTTCTAGCCTGGCCACCCATTAGAATTACGTTTCGagtgcgtgtgctaagtcacttcattcacatttgactctctgcgaccccatggatggtagcacaccaggcttctctgtccatgggattctccaggcaagaatactggagtgggttgccatgccctcctccaggggatcctccccacccagggattgaacccatgtctcttgcagctcctgcattgcagaagaacTATGTTAGGATCTTACAAAAACTTCGAAGCCCAGGCCTGGAGACTTGATTCCATGGGTCTTGATTCCATCGGCATTTGAACTATGTCCTAGGTGGTTCTCATTCTGCCAGTTAACTGTGTCCAGAACAGCATCTCTATCTGTCTGCATATTAGAGTCAcctgggttttttggtttttttttaaatccccatGTCCAGGCCAGTTAAAACCAGACTCTCCAGGGTGGAGCTGGAGTATCAGTGCCAGAGAAGTTCCAGGTGACTCTAACGCTGCTCCCTGGCCCCCACCAAGCGCCCACTGACACTGGCCTGTCACTCGTCCTCTCCCCACAACCCCTCTGCCCAAGCCCACAGCCCCTCAGCTTCCTTAGTGCCAACCTCAACCCTGAGGACCATCAAAGCCCTGCCACTCATCCAGACCCATTTCAAGCCTCAGCTCTCATTTGGCGGCTTTGTCCTTCTCTGGGAGTTCTCATCTTCTTCCCGCTCACAGGCTGTCTTAGAGTATGACCTGATAGCTCCGTGTCTCAGGTAGAGCAGGGGACACGCCCGGCACTTCTGCATTCCTCAAGCAGCCCATGACAAGGTCTATTCAGTTCCATTCTAGGTCTATGCTGGGAACTCGGCATTGGGAAGGGGCCCAGAAATGAAGAACAACCCACAAGTCTCATGGTCTCTAGAGGATGGGCTGTGAAGCAGGAAACCGTCACTTCCAGGAGACCACATAAAACTTCCCCTAGGTGCGGAACATCACAGAATCAGATGTCAGCATTAGAAGGAGCTTTATTTAATACTCgggtttccttgtggctcagatagtaaagaatctgcctgcaatgcaggacacccaggttcgatccctggatccagtagatcccctggagaaggaaatggctacccactctagtattctcatctggagaattccatggacggagaagcctggcgcactacagtccatggggtcacaaagagtcggacacaactgaaagactaacacacacacacacacacacacacacacactccagatCTGCCTCCCAACACACACCCAGACATGAGCACGGCACAGAAATCCCTACATCCCTCACCATTTCTTCTTGAATACCTTTCCTGGTGGGGAACTCACCACCTCACAGGGGAGCCGCTTCTATACTTCTTATGTTAAAACCTTTTAGTTTTTCCCACTCCGCCACAGCATGCTGAGTTACAGGCCTGGCCGTCTCCCCGACTCGACTATAAAGGCCTTTCAGGAAGGAACCATATTTTGCCTGGAACCTTGGGCTGTGCCCAGTAGCCTGCAGGCACTCAGGATTAACTGCACTTGTTGAGCTCCAATGATTAGACCAGATGGAGCCTAAGAGATAACCCAGGATTTCAATAGGGAGGAGCAGCCCTGGAGGCAGAAATTAGGGGCCAGGGTTGGAGGGGAGGACGGGTGCCCTGCTGGCTGTCCCGAGGTCCTGACTTAGGAAGGAGCTGGCCTTTGAAGACACACTGGGAGTGGGGGAGTTGATTATGCAGACTTTTCCAGCAATGCCTGTCAGCTGTAAAGATGACAGGTGCTCGATGCTGTCTGCACCCTTCTCAGATTCCGATTCCACTGATTCCCAACAGGTCCCTTCATCGTTTGCCCTTAGGTGTGAAATGCCAACAGCTCCTACCCCACTCCCCAAGAAAGAATCAGGGGTGAGTGTCAACACTAGAGATGACACCAGCTATTCCCAGCTGAGAACCTGGGCTTTCACAGGAGCTGCAGGGTCTAGAAGCCTCACCTGGGGATCCTCAGTCAGTGCTCCCTCCCCAGACACCAAGCAGGACTCCCACCCTTTCCCAGGTGCAAACTGGTGGCACAGccagtaaagaaaccgcctgccaatgcaggagatgcaagagacgcgggttcaatccctgggtttggaggatcatctggagtaggaaatgacaacccacttcagtattcttgcttggaaaatcccatggacagaggagcctggccggctacagtccatggggtcgcaaagagtcagacaagactgaccaTGCACGTGACTGATCCACCCTTTCCGGGCTCCACCTTTGCCTTCCCGTACCCTACCCTAGGCAGCTGGCCAGATCCCCATCAGAGTTCTTCTTAAGTTTGCAAAAATAATGAACCCTGAGGCATAGTTTGGTCTGAATTCAAATGCTaggcctgccccctcccccattccAGCCCACCCATCTGCTGTCACACCACCATCCCGTCTTAGGAACAAGTACCATCAAAGCTGAATGCACCTCTGGGCTGGCTGAGGGCCTTCAGGAGTCTGGTCAGGTCACTCGGTGTGGTGGCCTCTGGTAGCAGATCACACACCACCTCTCCACAAGCCAGGACAATCCCTGGTCCGGGCGTCCCTTATCCCACCCAGGGAACCCACAAGGCTCCAGTGCCTGGACAGGGCagcagtgtctgtgtgtgtgttgggggagggtgCACACCAGTCCTGGACAAAGCAGCTTCCAGAAATGTGAGTCTCTGTGTCTGCCCTCATCTGCCCACCTAAGAGGGTCCCGGCCagcccaccccacaccccatcTCCCTCGGCCTTCCTCCCCACTTTCACCTGTTCCGCGCAGCTCTGCTTCCTCCTACTTCTGCTTTTcaggctcctccagccccacctcaGTCTCTCACTTCCCTCAGCTCTTCCTCCAggtagccccacccatcagcccCACCCCTGGGCTCCAGCCCCAGCTAGTGCTGAGGTCCGTCCTCCACAGGAAGGGGTGGACTGTGCTGGGCAGCCAGGCAGGGCCTGACAGAGGAGAGCAACACTGCGACCAGGCTGGCTCTTCAGAGACCCGCCCCGCCACTGCCCAGAGGCTGGAAACCCACCCCAGCTCCAAGCCTCCCCATCACAGTGGCCTCCGCCAGCGGCAGCAGGCCAGGGCTAGCAGCCCTGAGTCTGGGGCCTGCAAGAAAAACCACAGGAAAGCCGAGACTGGCCACATTCCCCCGCTTACCAGCCTGGGGCAGGCATGACTGCCTGGCCCTGGCTTCAGCTGAATTAGTCACATTTCCTGGGTGGAGTCACTGCCTCGGCATCACTTTTTCCTCCTCCCTGGCTTGTCTTTCTCCTTGCCTGAATGACTACATTTGActtttgttgtagttgttgaaGCTCAGTTCCCAGGGAATGGCAGAGGTGGGTGACACAGACTTTGCGATGTCCTGCATGCTGGTTTCCtaagtggccctagtggtaacgaacccatccatcagtgcaggagacaaaagagatgtgggttcaatccctgggtagggaagatcccctggaggagagcatggcaacccactccagtattcttgcctggagaattccatagacagaggagcctggcagactacagtccatggggtcccacagaatgggacacgactgaagcgacttagcatgcatgcagacatTGGGAACAAGCACTGGATCTGAATCTCTCTTAACCGAGTGCTTAGGTCCCTGGTCAAATTCCTAACAAGTCAATAGTAATTCTAAGGGTGCAAGTTAGGATAATGAAGGGTCTGTAATGCCCTGTGGTCActaagccttcccaggtggcgctagtggtaaagaacgcacttgccaatgctggagacataagagatgtggggtcgggaatatcccctagaggagggcatagcagcccacttcagtattcttgcctggagaatcccatggacagaggagcctggtgtgctccagtccacagggtggcacaGAGACGGGCATGACTTAGCACGCGCTCACACATGCTGGCTGCCTCTCACGTCGACCCTTGCTCAGCTTCTCATTCACCAGGTGTTGACTATCACACATTCTCAGCCTCAGGCGCTCTGAGGgacagcaataaaaataatcatggtTCTGACTCTACCCAGACGCCATCTTGCCTTCAATACATCATAAGGCCCTGGAGCTAGTCTGTCCAACTTGCTTGTTTGCTTTCCAGAGGAGGCTAGGGGGACCCTGAGAGCACAAGTGACTGGTCCACGATCACACAGGGAGAGGCAGGTAGAGCAAGGGAAGAAGCTTCCATGCCCTCCTAAATCTGTATGGGAGGATGCAGCTAGAATCTGTACACGCTCCAGGAGGAAGTCAAGGGCCTTTTAGCCCAGGACTCTGGCCCGTCTCCCCAAGATACCCGCCAGGCTTGGCCCAGGGCTAATCAACAGACTAGACTGAGATAAGATTCAGCCTTCAGGGCCCCATCCAGGGAGTGGCAGTGGAACAGAATCAATCCACATTAGAATTTCTGGACTGGAACAAAATGAGAAGTTAAATGTTCTCTTCAAAGAACACAAACTCTAGCTGGTACCTGAGTGTCTCCAGGTCCTTAAGAAGAGGGTCTGGTGTAATGGAAAGACTGAACAGTTTGATTACTATTGATTCTGCTTCGTcttcctggcaggctgcagtccatggaatctcagagtcagatatgactgaacgactgaaccaCAACTGCTTCCTCTTGCAAGTGACTTAACTTTCTGTAGCCTCCCTGtgccctatctgtaaaatgggcatgaagATAAACAAgcagattaaatgagatggtgTAATTAATGAGATGGTGGCTCGGTAGtaaaagaatccgactgcaatgcaggagacttgcaggagaagaaggttggatccctgggtcgggaagatcccttggagaagggaatggcaatccactccaatatccttgcctgggagcatggacagagaagcctggcaggctgcagtccttgga carries:
- the CAPG gene encoding macrophage-capping protein — translated: MYSPIPQSGSPFPPTVKLPGLHIWRVEKLKPVPVAPENYGIFFSGDSYLVLHNGPEELSHLHLWIGQQSSRDEQGGCAILAVHLNTLLGERPVQHRESQSNESDLFMSYFPHGLKYQEGGVESAFHKTSPGTAPAAIKKLYQVKGKKNIRATERVLSWDSFNTGDCFILDLGQNIFAWCGAKSNILERNKARDLALAIRDSERQGKAHVEIVTDGEEPADMIQVLGPKPSLKEGNPEEDLTADRTNAQAAALYKVSDATGQMNLTKLADSSPFALELLIPDDCFVLDNGLCGKIYIWKGRKANEKERQAALQVAEDFITRMRYAPNTQVEILPQGRESAIFKQFFKDWK